The Eubacteriales bacterium genome has a window encoding:
- a CDS encoding CBS domain-containing protein: MNILFFLRPKSNIAYIYEHDTLRQALEKVRYHGYTAIPVISDDGKYVGTLSEGDLLWAILDHCAFDNRIREQFCVKDILKGRQYSPVNVNSAIEDLLLAAMNQNFIPVTDDRDLFIGIVTRKDIMQHYYDVMNKAIKV; encoded by the coding sequence ATGAACATATTGTTTTTTTTGAGACCAAAGAGCAACATTGCTTACATATACGAACACGATACTTTAAGACAGGCATTAGAAAAGGTAAGATACCACGGTTATACCGCTATACCTGTTATAAGTGATGATGGTAAATACGTAGGTACGCTAAGCGAAGGGGACCTTCTTTGGGCAATACTTGATCACTGTGCTTTTGACAACCGTATAAGGGAACAGTTCTGCGTGAAAGACATATTAAAAGGGAGGCAATATTCACCTGTAAATGTAAACTCAGCTATAGAAGACTTATTGCTTGCAGCTATGAACCAGAATTTTATTCCAGTGACAGACGACCGGGACCTTTTCATAGGTATAGTAACGAGAAAAGACATAATGCAGCATTACTATGACGTAATGAACAAAGCGATAAAAGTGTGA